Proteins from one Chroococcidiopsis sp. CCMEE 29 genomic window:
- a CDS encoding nucleoside phosphorylase, which produces MIGKRFYHLGFGRDDLGSDPPTIALLSGDPERARLIAQTYLQNVRLLSEHRGLNSYIGNSPNGRSLLSTTSGMGAPSLSIVVNELVQLGIRQIIRVGTCGSIQAHVPVGSIVITRAALCRQGAANDIAPVEYPAAADPFLTVALVNAARKLNVEHYIGITASVDTFYEGQERTDSANPHLLRWLRGITEEYRRLNVLNYEMECGTLFKMAGVYDFAAACVCGAIAQRTNSENVVLEQKDIAVKNAIAVAVQAAQDFGQGTTLDS; this is translated from the coding sequence ATGATCGGCAAGCGTTTTTATCACCTTGGTTTTGGGCGAGATGACCTTGGCTCAGATCCTCCTACGATCGCCTTGTTATCCGGCGATCCGGAACGCGCCCGTCTGATTGCACAGACGTATTTACAGAACGTGCGCCTACTGTCTGAGCATCGCGGGTTGAATAGTTATATCGGCAACTCGCCAAACGGGCGATCGCTCTTGTCTACAACTAGCGGCATGGGTGCGCCTTCTCTCAGCATTGTAGTCAACGAGTTGGTGCAACTGGGCATTCGACAAATCATTCGCGTGGGAACTTGTGGCTCAATTCAAGCGCATGTGCCAGTGGGTAGTATTGTCATTACTCGTGCAGCTTTGTGTCGGCAGGGTGCAGCTAATGACATTGCACCTGTTGAGTATCCAGCTGCAGCTGACCCTTTCCTGACAGTGGCTTTGGTTAATGCAGCCCGAAAATTAAATGTTGAGCATTATATCGGGATTACCGCGTCAGTGGATACGTTCTACGAAGGTCAGGAGCGAACTGATTCTGCCAATCCGCATTTATTGCGCTGGCTGCGTGGCATCACAGAAGAGTATCGGCGTTTGAATGTGCTGAACTATGAAATGGAATGTGGCACGCTGTTCAAGATGGCGGGAGTATATGACTTTGCGGCAGCGTGTGTTTGCGGCGCGATCGCACAGCGCACTAACAGCGAAAATGTAGTGTTGGAGCAGAAAGATATTGCCGTTAAGAATGCGATCGCGGTTGCCGTGCAGGCAGCGCAGGACTTTGGGCAAGGCACAACTCTAGATAGTTGA